In Clostridium swellfunianum, a genomic segment contains:
- a CDS encoding PTS mannitol transporter subunit IICB, which produces MSNLQTNPQTKTKGKTQENIQRFGRFLSGMVMPNIGAFIAWGLITALFIGTGWMPNEYLAKLVDPMIKYLLPLLIGYTGGKMVGGARGGVLGAIATMGVIVGASIPMFLGAMIVGPAAGWIIKKVDSALEGKIPAGFEMLVNNFSAGIIGMLLALLAYSGIGPIVETLNKALGNGVHAIVNAGLLPLASLFIEPAKILFLNNAINHGVLGPIGINEAKELGKSIFFLLETNPGPGLGILLAYWVFSKGMIKQSAPGAIIIHFFGGIHEIYFPYVLMNPVLLLAVIAGGASGVLTFSILGAGLVAAPSPGSIFALLTMTPKGGHFAVLAGVIISTVVSFLVASYFVKRSANKLDDSELADAKEKVKDLKTVSSKKTVSRIIFACDAGMGSSAMGATTLRNKLKKAGLNIEVIHCAVDEVPADAEIVVTHESLTDRARSKAPNAEHISIKNFMNSPEYDALVKRLS; this is translated from the coding sequence ATGTCAAATCTACAAACTAACCCACAAACCAAAACAAAAGGGAAGACCCAAGAAAATATACAAAGATTTGGACGTTTTCTAAGCGGTATGGTTATGCCTAATATAGGCGCATTTATCGCTTGGGGGCTTATTACGGCATTATTTATCGGTACTGGCTGGATGCCAAATGAATACTTAGCAAAACTTGTAGACCCTATGATTAAATATTTACTGCCTCTATTAATAGGTTATACCGGTGGTAAGATGGTTGGCGGAGCAAGAGGTGGAGTGCTTGGAGCCATAGCTACTATGGGGGTTATAGTTGGAGCGTCCATACCGATGTTCTTAGGAGCAATGATAGTTGGACCGGCTGCAGGCTGGATAATAAAGAAGGTTGACAGCGCATTAGAAGGTAAAATACCAGCAGGCTTTGAAATGCTTGTTAATAACTTCTCCGCAGGAATTATAGGTATGCTTTTAGCACTGCTTGCTTATTCAGGAATAGGACCAATAGTTGAGACTTTAAATAAAGCCTTGGGAAATGGAGTTCACGCAATAGTAAATGCAGGCTTGCTGCCTCTTGCATCCTTATTTATAGAACCAGCAAAAATTCTTTTCTTAAACAATGCTATTAATCACGGAGTTCTTGGACCAATAGGAATCAACGAAGCTAAGGAATTAGGAAAGTCAATATTCTTCCTGCTTGAAACAAACCCAGGACCAGGACTTGGAATACTTTTAGCTTACTGGGTATTTTCAAAGGGCATGATAAAGCAATCAGCACCAGGAGCAATTATTATACATTTCTTTGGTGGAATACATGAAATATACTTCCCATATGTTCTTATGAACCCAGTACTGCTGTTAGCTGTTATAGCTGGAGGTGCAAGTGGAGTATTAACCTTTAGCATATTAGGAGCAGGGCTTGTTGCAGCTCCATCACCTGGAAGTATCTTTGCATTATTGACAATGACACCAAAGGGCGGACACTTTGCAGTATTAGCTGGAGTTATTATTTCTACTGTAGTTTCCTTCTTAGTTGCTTCTTACTTTGTAAAGAGAAGCGCTAACAAGCTTGATGATTCAGAATTAGCTGATGCAAAGGAAAAGGTCAAGGATCTTAAGACAGTTTCTTCAAAGAAAACTGTAAGCAGAATAATATTTGCTTGCGATGCTGGAATGGGTTCAAGTGCTATGGGTGCTACTACATTAAGAAACAAGCTTAAAAAAGCTGGGCTTAATATAGAAGTAATTCACTGCGCTGTTGATGAAGTTCCTGCTGATGCAGAAATAGTTGTAACTCATGAAAGTCTTACTGATAGAGCTAGAAGCAAGGCTCCAAATGCTGAGCATATATCAATTAAGAATTTCATGAACAGTCCAGAGTATGACGCTTTAGTTAAGAGATTATCATAA
- a CDS encoding BglG family transcription antiterminator: MGQIKITARQKDILIRICSEYKYVTISSIAEKLSISSRTVLRELRDIDKWLESYCCSLEKKAGIGIRLKGSLEARKNILGNLEEGKEVKSYSPKERQIMILGELLQNNEPVKLFIFTKMLNVTEGTVSHDLDKVEEWLKDYSLKLVRKPGLGIYIEGQEYEIRKAIANLIYENINEAQLLDLIRENLSTEVNTRERLLNLIEKDTIRKLESLIFEHEEALDYRLTDNAYIGLLVHLALAIQRIKKDEKISMDKTYLKELKGYGEFEIAANLAEKISKVFNIEIPEQETGYITMHLRGSKGFESKRENTVLEELAKEMLKVAEVETGSFLEYDKQSLTGLINHLGPTINRLKMNMDIRNPLLEEIKEHYSELFMLAAKCVVPIENYIGMKLPDSEIAYIAMHLGAALERKPSGRKKVFKAAVSCTTGMGTSALLATRIEKEYDNIQVVDIISSLRVKESRLIEKGVDFIISTVPLEAVLLPVVVVNPLLFDKDKDKLEALIKQLKNKPAANVNTQSRTIDLKEKLSRLNIYAEGILQVLNNFFLYDYAGFNTMEEAIEEISSKLSTDKDSTLQIKRDLIAREEKGSTVLSGFGAALLHCKTLGVSKLYFGAVRINKGLYSLNADSEKEQIKLAIIMLAPDNCPKQHIEILSLISSKLIEAPEFLVSLQDGSEKEVYKKLNNYLEEFYNMNIN, translated from the coding sequence ATGGGACAGATTAAGATTACAGCAAGGCAAAAGGACATACTTATAAGAATTTGCAGTGAATATAAATATGTGACCATTTCAAGCATTGCCGAGAAGCTGAGCATAAGCAGCAGAACGGTACTGAGAGAATTAAGAGATATTGATAAGTGGCTTGAAAGCTATTGCTGCAGCCTGGAAAAGAAGGCTGGCATAGGCATAAGGCTTAAGGGAAGCCTTGAGGCAAGGAAAAACATTTTGGGAAATCTTGAAGAAGGCAAGGAAGTTAAAAGCTACTCTCCAAAGGAGAGACAGATTATGATTCTTGGAGAACTACTTCAAAATAATGAACCTGTGAAGCTTTTTATTTTTACAAAAATGCTCAATGTTACAGAAGGAACTGTAAGCCATGACCTTGACAAGGTGGAGGAATGGCTTAAGGATTACAGCTTGAAGCTTGTAAGAAAACCAGGTCTTGGAATATATATAGAGGGTCAGGAATATGAAATAAGAAAGGCTATAGCCAATTTAATATATGAAAATATAAATGAAGCACAGCTTTTGGATTTGATAAGAGAGAACCTATCTACTGAAGTTAATACAAGGGAACGATTATTGAATTTAATAGAAAAAGATACAATTAGAAAATTAGAGTCTTTGATATTTGAACATGAAGAAGCACTTGATTATAGATTAACCGATAACGCTTATATAGGATTGCTTGTACATTTAGCTCTGGCCATTCAAAGGATAAAAAAGGATGAAAAGATAAGCATGGACAAGACTTATCTTAAGGAACTTAAGGGTTATGGAGAATTTGAAATAGCAGCTAATCTGGCTGAAAAAATATCAAAGGTGTTTAATATAGAGATTCCAGAACAAGAGACAGGATATATTACTATGCATCTAAGAGGTTCAAAGGGCTTTGAGAGCAAAAGGGAAAACACAGTGCTTGAGGAGCTGGCAAAAGAAATGCTTAAGGTGGCAGAGGTTGAAACAGGTAGCTTTTTAGAGTATGATAAGCAGTCTTTAACAGGACTTATAAACCATCTTGGACCTACGATAAACAGGCTTAAGATGAATATGGATATAAGAAATCCGCTGCTGGAGGAAATAAAGGAGCATTATTCAGAGCTGTTTATGCTGGCAGCTAAATGCGTTGTACCAATTGAAAATTATATAGGCATGAAGCTGCCGGATTCTGAGATAGCATATATTGCAATGCACTTAGGTGCAGCACTGGAAAGAAAACCCTCAGGAAGAAAAAAAGTTTTTAAGGCTGCAGTTTCCTGTACCACGGGAATGGGAACTTCGGCACTTTTGGCTACAAGAATTGAAAAGGAATATGACAATATTCAGGTAGTAGACATTATATCCTCGCTGCGTGTAAAGGAAAGCAGGCTAATAGAAAAGGGTGTGGATTTTATTATTTCTACTGTACCTCTAGAAGCAGTACTGCTTCCAGTAGTTGTGGTAAATCCGCTATTATTTGATAAAGACAAGGATAAGCTGGAAGCTTTAATAAAGCAGCTAAAAAATAAGCCTGCAGCAAATGTAAATACTCAAAGCAGGACAATTGATTTAAAGGAAAAGCTTTCAAGATTAAATATTTATGCAGAAGGCATATTGCAGGTTTTAAATAATTTCTTCCTATACGATTATGCAGGCTTTAACACTATGGAGGAAGCAATCGAAGAGATAAGCAGTAAGCTTTCTACAGATAAAGACAGTACTTTACAAATAAAAAGGGATTTAATTGCAAGAGAAGAAAAAGGCAGTACTGTATTGAGCGGCTTTGGCGCAGCGCTTCTCCACTGCAAGACCTTGGGAGTAAGTAAGCTATATTTTGGAGCAGTGAGAATTAATAAGGGACTGTACTCCTTAAATGCTGACAGCGAGAAGGAGCAGATAAAATTAGCAATTATAATGCTTGCTCCAGACAATTGTCCTAAGCAGCACATAGAAATATTGAGCTTGATAAGCAGCAAGCTTATTGAAGCACCAGAATTCTTAGTGAGCCTTCAAGATGGCTCAGAGAAAGAGGTTTACAAAAAACTTAACAACTATTTAGAGGAATTTTACAATATGAATATAAATTAA
- a CDS encoding PTS sugar transporter subunit IIA, with product MSFKFFSGFNNKRGSVKEDMVAVGSASDNTENEVLKKCNIKLNLPSVNKYEAIRMAGRLLVESGCVDESYIEAMIEREDDLTTYIGCGVAIPHGVGRAKNFIKKSGIVVLQFPEGVDFGEEKAYLVIGIAGVGEEHMDILSNIATVIGDEDEEKLNKLKTTKDVNYIYETFTAN from the coding sequence ATGAGCTTTAAATTTTTTTCGGGTTTTAATAATAAAAGAGGAAGTGTAAAAGAAGATATGGTTGCAGTAGGAAGTGCAAGCGATAATACAGAAAATGAAGTATTAAAAAAGTGTAATATAAAGCTTAATCTGCCTTCAGTGAATAAATATGAGGCTATAAGAATGGCAGGCAGGCTTCTAGTTGAAAGCGGATGTGTTGACGAAAGCTATATAGAGGCTATGATAGAAAGGGAAGATGATCTGACTACCTATATTGGGTGTGGAGTTGCAATTCCCCATGGTGTAGGAAGAGCAAAAAATTTTATTAAAAAATCAGGTATCGTAGTGCTTCAATTTCCAGAGGGAGTAGATTTTGGTGAGGAAAAGGCTTACCTTGTTATAGGCATAGCAGGTGTTGGCGAGGAGCACATGGATATTCTTTCAAATATAGCTACAGTTATTGGCGATGAGGATGAGGAAAAACTTAATAAGCTAAAGACAACAAAGGATGTGAACTATATATATGAAACCTTCACTGCAAACTAA
- the pfkB gene encoding 1-phosphofructokinase, with amino-acid sequence MKPSLQTKIITITLNPAIDKTVEINDFKTGSVNRVSSIRVDAGGKGINVSKVVKSLGEESRALGILSGKNGEFIKGYLDSLNIENEFVFIQGETRTNLKIIDNANHSNTDINEPGSVVAAEDLGKVEESIFGAISNEAILVLSGSTPAGVPKDIYGTWIKRARQLGAKVILDADGELLKEGLKSGPYLIKPNIHELERLCGKKLESLEEVVKAAQKLHEYGVERIVVSLGGDGALFIHKDNIVYSEGLKVPVKSTVGAGDSMVAALAIACEKEYSIEETVVLATAVSAANVMTSGTQPAELKDILELKKKVKFEYIKL; translated from the coding sequence ATGAAACCTTCACTGCAAACTAAAATTATTACTATAACCTTAAATCCTGCAATAGATAAGACCGTTGAAATTAATGATTTCAAGACAGGCAGTGTTAATAGAGTATCTTCAATTAGAGTAGATGCGGGAGGAAAGGGCATCAATGTTTCCAAGGTTGTTAAAAGCCTTGGAGAAGAAAGCAGAGCACTTGGGATTCTTTCAGGAAAAAATGGAGAGTTTATTAAAGGCTATTTGGACTCCTTAAATATTGAAAATGAGTTTGTTTTTATTCAAGGAGAAACAAGAACAAATTTGAAAATTATAGACAACGCAAATCACAGCAATACAGATATAAATGAACCGGGAAGTGTTGTAGCAGCTGAGGACTTAGGTAAGGTTGAAGAAAGTATTTTTGGAGCAATTAGTAATGAAGCCATATTGGTTTTATCAGGAAGCACTCCAGCTGGAGTACCAAAGGATATATATGGTACATGGATAAAAAGAGCCAGGCAGCTTGGAGCAAAGGTGATTTTAGATGCAGATGGCGAACTTTTAAAGGAAGGCTTAAAATCAGGCCCATACTTAATTAAGCCTAATATCCACGAGCTTGAAAGGCTTTGTGGTAAAAAGCTTGAAAGCCTTGAGGAAGTAGTTAAGGCTGCACAGAAGCTTCATGAATATGGAGTAGAGAGAATTGTGGTATCCCTTGGCGGAGATGGAGCTTTATTTATACACAAGGATAATATAGTTTATTCTGAAGGACTAAAGGTTCCTGTTAAAAGCACTGTAGGGGCTGGAGATTCCATGGTGGCAGCTCTGGCAATAGCTTGTGAAAAAGAGTATTCAATTGAAGAAACTGTTGTACTGGCCACTGCAGTAAGTGCTGCTAATGTTATGACCTCGGGAACTCAGCCAGCAGAGCTTAAGGATATTTTAGAGCTTAAGAAGAAAGTGAAATTTGAATATATAAAATTATAG
- a CDS encoding zinc-binding dehydrogenase, giving the protein MKTKAVRLYGASDLRLEEFELPEIKEDEILVEIISDSICMSSYKCAILGKNHKRVPKDVQENPIIIGHEFAGNIVKVGKKWQDQFKPGTKFAQQPALNYKGSMASPGYSYMYFGGDATYAVIPQEVMELGCFLNYEGDSYYEASLAEPMSCIIGAFHANYHTEMGKYVHHMGIKEGGKTAILAGAGPMGLGAIDYALHCDRRPGLLVVTDVDHRRLSRAEQIFSKEEAKSCGVELVFVNTRDLEDPAAYLVELTEGTGYDDVFAFAPVKSVVEQADKILGRDGCLNFFAGPTDTKFSGEINYYNVHYASTHIMGTTGGNTDDLIESLKLTEQKLINPAVMVTHIGGLDSVAEATLSLPKIPGGKKLIYTHINMELTAIEDFEEKGKTDARFAELAAIVKKNKGLWCTEAEKYLLQNWK; this is encoded by the coding sequence ATGAAGACTAAAGCAGTTAGATTATATGGTGCAAGCGATTTAAGATTAGAAGAATTTGAGCTTCCTGAGATAAAGGAGGATGAAATATTAGTTGAGATTATATCAGACAGCATTTGCATGTCCAGCTACAAGTGTGCAATTCTTGGCAAGAATCATAAGAGAGTGCCAAAGGATGTGCAGGAGAATCCTATAATTATAGGACATGAGTTTGCTGGAAACATAGTTAAGGTAGGAAAGAAGTGGCAGGATCAGTTTAAGCCGGGAACAAAATTTGCTCAGCAGCCAGCCTTAAACTATAAAGGAAGCATGGCATCACCAGGCTACTCCTATATGTACTTTGGCGGAGATGCTACCTACGCAGTAATTCCACAAGAGGTTATGGAGCTAGGCTGCTTCTTAAACTATGAGGGAGATTCATATTACGAAGCTTCTCTTGCAGAGCCTATGTCCTGCATAATTGGGGCTTTCCATGCAAACTACCATACTGAGATGGGAAAATATGTGCATCATATGGGAATAAAAGAAGGCGGCAAGACAGCCATTCTTGCTGGAGCCGGTCCAATGGGACTTGGAGCAATAGATTACGCTCTTCACTGCGATAGAAGACCAGGACTATTGGTAGTTACGGATGTAGACCACAGAAGATTAAGTAGAGCAGAGCAGATATTTTCTAAAGAAGAAGCTAAAAGCTGCGGAGTTGAGCTAGTATTTGTGAATACTAGAGATTTAGAGGACCCAGCTGCATATTTAGTGGAGCTTACTGAAGGTACAGGCTATGACGATGTATTTGCCTTTGCTCCAGTAAAATCTGTTGTGGAACAAGCTGATAAAATACTTGGAAGAGACGGATGCCTTAACTTCTTTGCTGGTCCTACAGATACAAAGTTTTCAGGTGAAATCAACTATTACAATGTTCACTATGCCTCAACTCACATTATGGGAACAACAGGCGGAAATACCGACGATTTAATTGAGTCCTTAAAGCTAACTGAACAAAAGCTAATTAATCCGGCAGTTATGGTAACACATATTGGAGGTCTTGACAGCGTTGCAGAAGCAACCTTAAGCCTTCCAAAGATTCCTGGAGGGAAGAAACTTATATATACACACATAAATATGGAGCTTACTGCAATTGAAGATTTTGAAGAAAAGGGAAAGACAGATGCCCGCTTTGCTGAGCTTGCTGCTATAGTAAAGAAAAATAAGGGTTTGTGGTGCACTGAGGCTGAAAAGTATTTACTTCAAAACTGGAAGTAA
- a CDS encoding MATE family efflux transporter, which translates to MEKDITSKLGSESIGKLLFSLAAPAIAAQLVNMLYNIVDRIYIGHLPGVGAAALTGVGVTFPIIMIISAFSALIGMGGAPRAAIKMGQNDDNTAEEILGNCFSVLITFSILLTVFFLFSGEKLLLMFGASSETLPYGLSYLNIYVCGTIFVQIALGLNSFISTQGYAKMSMITVIIGAIVNIVLDPILMFGFDMGVNGAAIATVISQAVSSLWVLKFLTGKKTKLKIRKKYLMPKKSVIIPVLLLGIAPFIMQSTESLLNITLNSSLQKYGGDMAVGSMTILSSLMQILMLPLMGLTQGAQPIISYNYGARNNDRVKKAFKLLIKSTVSFTFVFWLLMMLLPKLFVSLFTSDASLVETTIWSIKIYMAAAFIMGAQTACQQTFIAIGQAKISLFLALLRKVILLIPLIYILPNFFENKVFAVFLAEPVADIIAVSTTVAMFAVHFKRILAENSKGAAVKA; encoded by the coding sequence ATGGAAAAAGACATAACCAGCAAATTAGGCAGTGAAAGCATCGGCAAGCTATTGTTTAGCCTTGCAGCACCTGCCATTGCAGCTCAGCTTGTAAATATGCTTTACAATATTGTAGATAGGATTTATATTGGACACCTTCCAGGAGTAGGAGCGGCTGCCTTAACCGGTGTAGGCGTTACTTTCCCTATCATAATGATTATTTCTGCCTTTAGTGCTCTCATAGGAATGGGAGGAGCTCCACGAGCTGCTATAAAGATGGGACAGAATGATGATAATACTGCTGAAGAGATTTTAGGAAATTGTTTTTCCGTTCTTATAACATTTTCTATATTGCTTACAGTGTTTTTTTTATTTTCAGGAGAAAAGCTTCTTCTAATGTTTGGAGCAAGCTCTGAAACCCTGCCCTATGGTTTAAGTTATTTAAACATTTATGTATGCGGAACAATATTTGTACAAATTGCCTTAGGTCTTAACAGCTTTATTTCAACCCAAGGCTATGCAAAAATGAGTATGATTACAGTTATTATAGGAGCTATAGTAAACATAGTTCTTGATCCAATATTGATGTTTGGCTTTGATATGGGTGTAAATGGTGCGGCAATTGCAACAGTAATCTCTCAAGCCGTTTCCTCCTTATGGGTTCTAAAATTTTTAACTGGCAAAAAAACCAAGCTTAAAATTCGTAAAAAATATTTAATGCCTAAAAAATCCGTTATAATTCCTGTGCTTTTACTTGGCATAGCGCCTTTTATAATGCAGAGTACGGAAAGCCTTTTAAATATCACCCTTAATTCTTCCCTGCAAAAATATGGCGGAGATATGGCAGTAGGATCAATGACCATTCTTTCAAGCTTAATGCAGATACTTATGCTTCCTTTAATGGGCTTAACTCAAGGAGCGCAGCCAATTATAAGCTATAATTACGGCGCAAGAAATAATGACCGCGTTAAAAAAGCCTTTAAGCTGCTTATTAAATCTACAGTAAGCTTTACTTTTGTGTTTTGGTTGCTTATGATGCTGCTTCCAAAGCTGTTTGTCTCCTTATTTACCTCTGATGCATCACTTGTAGAAACAACAATATGGTCAATAAAAATTTATATGGCCGCTGCCTTTATAATGGGTGCGCAGACTGCCTGTCAGCAAACCTTTATTGCAATAGGACAAGCAAAGATTTCCTTATTCCTTGCTCTTTTACGTAAAGTAATCTTATTGATTCCATTAATATATATTCTTCCAAATTTCTTTGAAAACAAGGTTTTTGCTGTATTCCTTGCAGAGCCTGTAGCAGATATAATTGCAGTTTCTACTACTGTAGCTATGTTTGCAGTGCATTTTAAGAGAATCTTAGCAGAAAATTCAAAAGGAGCTGCTGTAAAGGCTTAG
- a CDS encoding DUF1659 domain-containing protein: protein MAVSKQLTTASFFIEIENGVDARGAKVYKKKNFSGVKPEAAPENVLMVAEAIKTVLAAESRDSYLNETSKLLNA from the coding sequence ATGGCAGTAAGCAAACAACTTACCACAGCTTCCTTTTTTATAGAAATAGAAAATGGAGTTGACGCTAGAGGAGCTAAGGTTTATAAAAAGAAGAATTTTTCTGGAGTAAAACCTGAGGCTGCACCTGAAAATGTGCTTATGGTAGCAGAAGCTATCAAGACTGTATTGGCAGCTGAAAGCAGAGACAGCTATCTAAATGAGACTTCAAAGCTTCTTAATGCCTAA
- a CDS encoding DUF2922 domain-containing protein: MEYSLTMTFVDSAGAKVPMTISGVKETLAKADIVALMDTIIAQDIFTGKGGALVAKSGAQLTQRQTTKIEIQ, from the coding sequence ATGGAATATTCACTAACAATGACTTTTGTAGATTCGGCAGGTGCTAAAGTGCCAATGACTATATCAGGAGTGAAGGAAACCTTAGCCAAGGCTGACATAGTAGCTTTAATGGATACTATAATAGCTCAGGACATCTTCACTGGTAAAGGCGGGGCCCTTGTGGCTAAGTCTGGAGCTCAATTGACTCAAAGACAGACTACTAAGATTGAGATTCAATAA
- a CDS encoding haloacid dehalogenase-like hydrolase: MTKRLLDCNTSDILNMGKTQILEAIAASEGRVVVTEIIGAFQPVLFNLSNAELACAFGSDMLLLNFFDVYNPVFNGIPKVLKENIIKEIKRLTGRIVGINLEPVDVSQETIGEINDISIGRKATVETALKAYEMGADFILLTGNPGTGVSNKEIISTLKAINNSLGDKLILAAGKMHAAGSLNEAGENIVTKADITEFINAGADIILLPAPGTVPGITMEYVKELVSFIHSQGKLAITAIGTSQEGADSQTIKQIALMCKMTGTDLHHLGDAGYTGIAIPENIMDYSVAIKGKRHTYTRMARSVNR; encoded by the coding sequence ATGACTAAAAGATTATTAGACTGCAATACCTCGGATATTTTAAATATGGGCAAGACTCAAATTCTGGAAGCCATAGCTGCAAGCGAAGGAAGAGTTGTTGTAACAGAGATAATTGGAGCTTTTCAGCCTGTGCTTTTTAACTTAAGCAATGCTGAGCTTGCCTGTGCCTTCGGTTCCGACATGCTGCTTTTAAATTTCTTTGATGTATATAATCCTGTTTTCAATGGAATACCTAAGGTTCTTAAGGAAAATATTATAAAGGAAATAAAGAGGCTTACAGGCAGAATAGTAGGTATAAACCTAGAACCTGTAGATGTTTCTCAAGAGACTATAGGCGAAATCAATGATATTTCCATAGGTAGAAAAGCAACTGTTGAAACTGCTTTAAAGGCCTATGAAATGGGAGCAGACTTTATTCTTCTAACAGGAAATCCAGGCACAGGAGTTTCTAACAAAGAGATAATAAGTACTCTTAAAGCTATTAATAATTCTCTTGGAGATAAGCTTATTCTTGCTGCAGGCAAGATGCATGCGGCTGGTTCCCTTAATGAAGCTGGAGAAAATATTGTAACTAAGGCAGACATAACCGAATTTATAAATGCTGGAGCCGACATAATTCTTCTTCCAGCACCTGGAACTGTTCCAGGCATAACAATGGAATATGTAAAGGAGCTTGTAAGCTTTATTCACAGCCAGGGAAAGCTTGCCATTACAGCCATAGGAACCTCACAGGAAGGTGCAGACAGCCAAACTATAAAGCAGATAGCTCTAATGTGCAAAATGACAGGCACCGACCTGCACCACTTAGGCGATGCTGGCTACACAGGCATTGCTATTCCAGAAAACATAATGGATTACAGCGTCGCTATTAAAGGCAAGAGACACACCTATACAAGAATGGCCAGATCCGTTAACAGATAA
- the nagE gene encoding N-acetylglucosamine-specific PTS transporter subunit IIBC, translating into MMKYLQRLGKSLMLPVAALPVASILMGIGYWIDHDGWGANNVVAAFLLKGGGAIIDNMAILFAIGVAVGMSDDNDGTAGLAGLVSWLVITTLLSPGAVAMFKHIKVDAVAPAFSKTQTQFIGILAGLIGAYAYNKFKGTKLPDFLGFFSGKRSVAIVTAGFSIIAALILFFIWPVIYGALVAFGKAIIATGSIGAGIYAFFNRLLIPFGLHHALNSVFWFDIADINDIGKFWGTKAGGVFGQTGMYMTGFFPVMMFGLPAAALAMYHTAKDNKKKIVYGLLMAGALSSFFTGITEPLEFAFMFLAPGLYVVHAVLTGISVAVCAALPIRSGFNFSAGFVDWFLSFQAPMARNPWLLIPIGLVVAIIYYVVFRFVITKWNLKTPGREDDLEDEFNVHLANNDYTQVAETILKGVGGKGNVVSADNCVTRLRLEIKDYTLINEKVIKSAGISGIIRPSKTSLQVIVGTQVQFVADEFKKLLR; encoded by the coding sequence ATGATGAAGTATCTACAAAGACTAGGTAAATCCTTAATGCTTCCAGTAGCTGCTTTACCTGTTGCAAGTATTCTAATGGGTATCGGTTATTGGATAGACCACGATGGCTGGGGAGCTAACAACGTAGTAGCTGCTTTTCTTTTAAAAGGCGGCGGGGCAATAATTGACAACATGGCAATACTATTTGCTATAGGTGTTGCTGTAGGTATGTCAGATGACAACGATGGTACAGCAGGACTTGCGGGACTTGTTTCCTGGCTTGTAATTACAACCTTATTATCTCCAGGTGCTGTAGCAATGTTTAAACATATTAAAGTAGATGCAGTTGCACCAGCATTTTCAAAGACTCAAACTCAATTTATAGGTATACTAGCAGGTTTAATTGGTGCTTATGCCTACAACAAATTTAAAGGAACTAAGCTACCAGACTTTTTAGGTTTCTTCAGCGGTAAGAGAAGCGTTGCCATAGTAACAGCAGGGTTCTCAATTATTGCAGCTCTTATATTATTCTTTATATGGCCTGTTATTTATGGAGCATTGGTAGCTTTCGGAAAAGCAATTATTGCTACTGGTTCTATCGGTGCTGGTATATATGCTTTCTTTAATAGACTTTTAATACCATTTGGTCTTCACCATGCACTTAACTCTGTTTTCTGGTTTGATATTGCTGATATAAATGATATCGGTAAGTTCTGGGGAACCAAGGCAGGCGGAGTTTTTGGTCAAACAGGCATGTATATGACTGGATTCTTCCCAGTGATGATGTTTGGTCTTCCAGCAGCAGCATTAGCTATGTATCATACTGCTAAAGATAATAAGAAGAAAATAGTATATGGCTTATTGATGGCAGGTGCTTTATCCTCATTCTTCACCGGTATTACAGAACCACTTGAATTTGCTTTCATGTTCTTAGCTCCTGGATTATATGTAGTTCATGCTGTTCTCACAGGAATTTCCGTAGCAGTATGCGCAGCACTCCCAATAAGATCAGGATTTAACTTTAGTGCAGGTTTTGTTGATTGGTTCTTAAGTTTTCAAGCCCCAATGGCTCGAAACCCATGGCTGCTAATCCCTATCGGTTTAGTAGTTGCAATTATCTACTATGTTGTATTCCGTTTTGTTATTACAAAGTGGAACTTAAAGACTCCTGGTAGAGAAGATGACTTAGAAGATGAATTTAATGTACATCTTGCAAACAATGACTATACTCAAGTAGCTGAAACTATACTAAAGGGTGTTGGCGGAAAAGGAAACGTAGTATCTGCTGACAACTGTGTAACAAGACTTCGTTTAGAAATCAAGGATTACACATTAATAAATGAAAAAGTTATAAAGTCTGCAGGAATTTCTGGAATTATAAGACCTAGCAAAACTAGCTTACAAGTTATTGTTGGTACTCAAGTACAATTTGTTGCAGATGAGTTTAAGAAGTTACTTAGATAG